DNA sequence from the Janibacter sp. CX7 genome:
TCCTGCTGCCGGGCAACGCGATCGGGCTCGGGCTGCTCGTCGTGCTCACCGCCGGAGGTGCGGCCCTGTGGCTCGCCTCGGCCCGCCGGGCGAAGCCGTGGTCGTGGGTCACCGCCGCCCTGGCCCTCCCCCTCGGCCTGACGACGGTCCTGCGTGACGACCCGGTGATGAGCTTCTTCGCCGTCGCCGTCGCCGGGGTGCTCGCCGCCGCCGCGTGCACCGACGCGCGCACGGTCACCGGCATGATCGCCTCGGTCATCGCCTGGCCGCTCTCCGCGCTGCGCGGGCTGCCCCTGCTCGACCGGACGATCCGCACGCTCGCCCGCCGCGGCAGCGCGTGGTCGGTGCTGCGCACCGGGGTCGTCAGCCTCGCGCTGCTCCTCGTCTTCGGCGGGCTGCTCTCCTCGGCCGACGCCGTCCTCGGCTCCTGGGCCTCGGCCCTCGTGCCCGACATCAGCGACATGGCGATCTTCCGCGTCTTCGTGCTCGTCTTCTTCGCCGGCGTCACGCTCGCCGGTCTCTACCTCGCGATCAACCCGCCGACCGTCGACGGGGCACGCCTGTCGCCTCGCATCCCGGAGCGCGAGTGGCAGGTCCCGCTCGGCGTCGTCATCGCGATCTTCGTCGCCTTCGTCGTCGCCCAGGCCGCGGCGGTCGTCGGCGGGCACGACTACGTCGTGCGCACGGCGGGCGTGACCTATGCCGAGTCGGCCCGGCAGGGCTTCGGCCAGCTCACCGTCGCCACCGCGCTCGTCCTGCTGCTCGTCGCCGGGGTTCGAGCGCTCGGCCGCACGAGCACCGACCGCGACCGCCGGGTCATGACCGCGATGAACGCGACCCTGTGCGTCCTCACCCTGCTCGTCGTCGCCTCCGCGCTGCGCCGCATGGCGCTCTACCAGGACGCCTACGGCTACACGACGCTGCGGATCAACGCCGACCTCTTCGAGATCTGGCTCGGGCTCGTCGTCCTCGCGGTGCTCGTCTCCCTCTTCACCCCGACCCGGCGCTGGCTCGGCCGCGCGGTCCTCGTCGCGGCCGCCGTGCTCACCATCGTCGGCACCGTCGGCAACACGAGCGCCTGGGTCGCCGACCGCAACATCGAGCGGTGGCAGTCCACGGGCAAGATCGACACCTGGTACCTCAGCAGCCTGCCCGCCGACGCCGTGCCGACCATCGAGTCGAGCGCCCTGCCCGCGCACATCAAGCAGTGCGCGCTGTCGATGCACCAGGTGTACGGCGCCGGCGACGAGGACACCCTCGCCGGATGGAACCTCGCCCGCTCCCGCGCCGACGAGATCCGGCAGCGCTACGACGACCCGACCCGGTGCACCGACTCCCGCGGCTGGTCGAGGTGACGGGCACCCCCCTTCGCCTCCGCAGGGGGTGGGCGAAGGGGGTGTGCGGCGCCACGATGCGGGCGACCCGCCGGGGGTGGCAGGCACGCAGTAGTCTGCGGCCCATGGCCATCAGCAAAGTCCTCATCGCGAACCGCGGCGAGATCGCCGTCCGCATCGCCCGTGCCTGCGCCGACGCCGGCATCGGCTCCGTCGCCGTCTACGCCGAGCCCGACCGTGACGCCCTGCACGTCAAGGTCGCCGACGAGGCTTATGCCCTCGGCGGCCAGACGCCCGCCGACAGCTACCTGCTCCAGGACAAGCTCCTGCAGGTCGCCAAGGACGCCGGCGCCGACGCGGTCCACCCGGGCTACGGCTTCCTCGCGGAGAATGCCGACTTCGCCCAGGCCGTCCTCGACGCCGGGCTGATCTGGATCGGCCCGAGCCCCCAGGCCATCGACGCGCTGGGTGACAAGGCCAAGGCCAAGCACATCGCCGTCAAGGCCAACGCGCCGCTGGCCCCCGGCACCAACGACCCGGTCAAGGACGCCGACGAGGTCGTCGCCCTCGCCGAGGAGTTCGGCCTGCCCATCGCCATCAAGGCCGTCTACGGCGGTGGCGGTCGCGGGCTCAAGGTCGCCTACACGATGGAGGAGATCCCGGAGCTCTACGAGTCCGCCGTCCGCGAGGCCGTCACGGCCTTCGGCCGCGGCGAGTGCCTCGTCGAGAAGTTCCTCGACAAGCCGCGCCACGTCGAGACCCAGTGCCTCGCCGACCAGCACGGCAACGTCGTCGTCGTCTCGACGCGTGACTGCTCGCTGCAGCGCCGCAACCAGAAGCTCGTCGAGGAGGCCCCCGCCCCCTTCCTCACCGAGGAGCAGCACGCCGAGCTCGTCCGCGCCTCCAAGGCGATCCTCAAGGAGGCCGGCTACGTCGGTGCCGGCACCTGCGAGTACCTCGTCGCCCAGGACGGCACCATCTCCTTCCTCGAGGTCAACACCCGCCTGCAGGTCGAGCACCCCGTGACCGAGGAGGTCACCGGCATCGACCTCGTCCGCGAGATGCTGCGTATCGCCGACGGCGAGGAGCTCGGCTACGACGACCCGATCGCCCGCGGCCACTCCTTCGAGTTCCGCATCAACGGCGAGGACGCCGGCCGCAACTTCATGCCGGCCCCCGGCACCGTGACCAGGATGCGCGTCCCCCAGGGCCCCGGTGTCCGCTGGGACGCCGGCATCGAGGAGGGCGACACCGTCGCCGGTGCCTTCGACTCGATGATCGCCAAGCTCATCGTCAGCGGAGCCACCCGCCAGCAGGCGCTCGAGCGCTCCCGCCGCGCCCTCGACGAGCTCGTCGTCGACGGCATGCCGACGGTCGTGCCGTTCCACCAGGCGATCGTCCGCGACCCGGCCTTCGCTCCCGAGGGTGACGCCCCCTTCTCCGTCTACACCCGCTGGATCGAGACCGAGTTCGACAACCAGATCGCCCCCTACGGCGGCGAGGTCGGCGAGGCGGCCGAGGACGACGGCGAGCGCCAGAAGATCACCGTCGAGGTCGGCGGCAAGCGCCTCGAGGTCGTCCTGCCCGGTGGCCTCTCGCTCGGTGGCGGCGGTGGCGCCGCGGCCAAGAAGAAGGCCCCCAAGCGCTCCGGCGGGGGTGGCGGCGGCGCCGCGGCCTCCGGCGACAGCCTCACCGCCCCCATGCAGGGCACGATCGTCAAGCTCGCCGTCGAGGAGGGCCAGGAGGTCGCCGAGGGTGACCTCGTCGTCGTCCTCGAGGCGATGAAGATGGAGCAGCCGATCAACGCCCACAAGGCCGGCACGATCACCGGCCTGCAGGCCGAGGTCGGGGCCACCGTGAGCAACGGTGCGGTCCTCGCCGAGATCAAGGACTGATCATCGCCACGGACGTGACCACCGACGCCGCCCCCGGCACGCCTCCCCGGCGTGCCGGGGGCGGCGTCGTCATCGCCGTCCTCGCCCTCTGCGGCACCATCGTCTCGCTCCAGCAGACGATGGTGCTGCCGCTCGTCCCCGAGCTGCCCGACCTCATCGGCACGAGCGCCGGCAATGCCTCGTGGATGGTCACGGCCACGCTCGTCGCCGGGGCGGTCGCGACGCCGGTCATCTCGCGCATGGCCGACATGTACGGCAAGCGGCGGATGATCCTCGTGACGCTCGGCATCGTCTCGCTCGGCGCCCTCGTCGGGGCATTCGCCCCCTCGCTGCCCTTCCTCATCCTCGCCCGCGCCCTGCAAGGCATGGGCATGGCGCTCGTGCCGGTCGGCATCGCCACGATGCGCGACGAGCTCGACCCCGAGCAGGTGCCGCTCGCCGTCGCCCTGATGAGCGCGACCCTGGCGATCGGCGCCGGCGTCGGGCTGCCTCTCGGGGGCTACCTCGCCGAGGCCTTCGACTGGCACGTCGTGCTCTGGCTGCCCGGTGTCCTCGCGCTGCTGATGATCGCGCTCGTCCTGCTGACCGTCTCGGAGTCGAGCGTGCGGACCGCGGGCGCCTTCGACGTGCGCGGCGCGGTCCTGCTCAGCCTGGCGCTCGTGCTGCTGCTCCTCGCCGTCTCCAAGGGGAGCGACTGGGGCTGGCTCGACGTGCGCACGCTCGGCTGCTTCGCCGCGGGTCTGCTGCTGCTCGGCCTCTTCGTCCCGCTCGAGCTGCGCATCCCCAACCCGCTCGTCGACATCCGCACCGCCTCGCAGCCGGTCGTCATCGCGGCCAACACGATCTCGGTCTTCATGGGCTTCGCGATGTTCGTCAACATGCTCGTGTCGACACAGCTGCTGCAGACCCCCGAGGAGACCGGCTACGGACTGGGGCTCGACGCGCTGCACGCCGGGCTGTGGATGGCCCCGTCCGCCGTGGCCTTCGGCCTGCTCGCGCCGCTCTCGGGCTGGGTGACCCGCCGCTTCGGCCCCGAGATGGCGATCGGTGCCGGCGCGGCGATCATGGCGGTCTCCTACCTCGCGCGCATCCCCTTCAGCCACTCGATCGGGCTCGTCGTGCTCGGCACGATCACCGTGACCATCGGCACCGCGCTGGCCTACTCGGCGCTGCCGACCCTCATCATGCGCTCGGTGCCGGTCACCGAGACCGCGGCGGCCAACGGGCTCAACACGCTGCTCCGCTCCGTCGGCACGTCCACGGCGAGTGCGGTGACCACCGCTGTGCTCGCGGCGACGATCACGGCCACCGGGTTCCCGACCTACACCGGCATGGCCACCGTCTTCGGCCTGGCGACGGCCGCCTCGCTCATCAGCCTCGGGCTGATCCTGCCCTTCCTGCGGCAGCGCTCCGCCGAGGTCCCGGGCCGCCCCGACGTCGAGGAGCAGAAGGCCGACCACGTCGTCCACGGCCGGATCACGGACGCTGCGGGGCAGCCTCTCCCCGGGGCCGTCGTCACGGTGCTCGGTGGCCAGGGCTCCCACGTCGACTGGTCGCACACGGACTCGGCCGGCGA
Encoded proteins:
- a CDS encoding biotin carboxylase N-terminal domain-containing protein; this encodes MAISKVLIANRGEIAVRIARACADAGIGSVAVYAEPDRDALHVKVADEAYALGGQTPADSYLLQDKLLQVAKDAGADAVHPGYGFLAENADFAQAVLDAGLIWIGPSPQAIDALGDKAKAKHIAVKANAPLAPGTNDPVKDADEVVALAEEFGLPIAIKAVYGGGGRGLKVAYTMEEIPELYESAVREAVTAFGRGECLVEKFLDKPRHVETQCLADQHGNVVVVSTRDCSLQRRNQKLVEEAPAPFLTEEQHAELVRASKAILKEAGYVGAGTCEYLVAQDGTISFLEVNTRLQVEHPVTEEVTGIDLVREMLRIADGEELGYDDPIARGHSFEFRINGEDAGRNFMPAPGTVTRMRVPQGPGVRWDAGIEEGDTVAGAFDSMIAKLIVSGATRQQALERSRRALDELVVDGMPTVVPFHQAIVRDPAFAPEGDAPFSVYTRWIETEFDNQIAPYGGEVGEAAEDDGERQKITVEVGGKRLEVVLPGGLSLGGGGGAAAKKKAPKRSGGGGGGAAASGDSLTAPMQGTIVKLAVEEGQEVAEGDLVVVLEAMKMEQPINAHKAGTITGLQAEVGATVSNGAVLAEIKD
- a CDS encoding MFS transporter, whose protein sequence is MTTDAAPGTPPRRAGGGVVIAVLALCGTIVSLQQTMVLPLVPELPDLIGTSAGNASWMVTATLVAGAVATPVISRMADMYGKRRMILVTLGIVSLGALVGAFAPSLPFLILARALQGMGMALVPVGIATMRDELDPEQVPLAVALMSATLAIGAGVGLPLGGYLAEAFDWHVVLWLPGVLALLMIALVLLTVSESSVRTAGAFDVRGAVLLSLALVLLLLAVSKGSDWGWLDVRTLGCFAAGLLLLGLFVPLELRIPNPLVDIRTASQPVVIAANTISVFMGFAMFVNMLVSTQLLQTPEETGYGLGLDALHAGLWMAPSAVAFGLLAPLSGWVTRRFGPEMAIGAGAAIMAVSYLARIPFSHSIGLVVLGTITVTIGTALAYSALPTLIMRSVPVTETAAANGLNTLLRSVGTSTASAVTTAVLAATITATGFPTYTGMATVFGLATAASLISLGLILPFLRQRSAEVPGRPDVEEQKADHVVHGRITDAAGQPLPGAVVTVLGGQGSHVDWSHTDSAGDYSVATGGPIKHLFVVTAPGWAPVSAYVDLEQGPKVPPLVLRDRMSISGTVTGVDGQPACDVSVVVTRRAGGSVDWMRTGPDGRYDLPVPKEGTYVVTAVDRSTSAIVTRTVVVGGSAVRTDLQLQAATVTAPVD
- a CDS encoding DUF4153 domain-containing protein; the protein is MNRSAPLLELTSIRTRLAVLVGVSVVVAAVVGTVGTDAGVPLWIGLPATIGLALVVTRWLATGMTTPLTQMTEAARRMAKGDYGARITTSSQDEVGELARAFASMAAELEQGEEHRRRLVATVAHELRTPLSAQQALLENLADGVTTPDEATLRAALAQSERLGSLVTDLLDLSRPDGRGIPLSPSRIRVGDLLDDAIGETTLQGRDVALVADVEPADLVVTGDRARLAQVTANLLDNAVRHSPSGGTVTLTARASDDAWTLTVADDGPGLTPERAERLFHRFRPGGDEGGGTGLGLAIAAWVASMHGGTIRALPTPLPEERVRAAGERLEGSGARLQLRLPLTPPTSPSPAPLTTQETVMTAAQPAHDPLRGSAANGLAPGPEEARQRRLEGQGTGLSLSRWWPERITQGQPRLLLAALAVGLLAAILLPGNAIGLGLLVVLTAGGAALWLASARRAKPWSWVTAALALPLGLTTVLRDDPVMSFFAVAVAGVLAAAACTDARTVTGMIASVIAWPLSALRGLPLLDRTIRTLARRGSAWSVLRTGVVSLALLLVFGGLLSSADAVLGSWASALVPDISDMAIFRVFVLVFFAGVTLAGLYLAINPPTVDGARLSPRIPEREWQVPLGVVIAIFVAFVVAQAAAVVGGHDYVVRTAGVTYAESARQGFGQLTVATALVLLLVAGVRALGRTSTDRDRRVMTAMNATLCVLTLLVVASALRRMALYQDAYGYTTLRINADLFEIWLGLVVLAVLVSLFTPTRRWLGRAVLVAAAVLTIVGTVGNTSAWVADRNIERWQSTGKIDTWYLSSLPADAVPTIESSALPAHIKQCALSMHQVYGAGDEDTLAGWNLARSRADEIRQRYDDPTRCTDSRGWSR